GTTGTTCGGCCCTCCGTACGAGGAGACGGCCGCCGAGGCACGCGCCCGCGGCTGGCGGACCGCGCACCTGCCCGGGGAGCACCTGCACCAGACCGTCGATCCGGCCGGCACCGCGCGGCAGCTCATCGAACTCACCGCCGGGGAAGCCCGGCCGTAGGATGCCGGAATGCGTGCACAGGACAACGGGGCTGCGTCCGCCCTTCTGATGAACGGCACCGTCGGTGTGGGCAAGACGACCGTCGCCGAGGCGGTGGGCGATCTCCTCGCCGATGCCGGGGTCCCTCATGCGGTGCTCGACCTTGACAGCCTCAGGCAGTCGTGGCCCGCGCCGCCCGGTGACCGATTCAACTTCGGCGTGCTGCTGCGCAACGTCCGAAGCATCGCCGCCAACTACCTCGACGCGGGAGCGGTGCGTCTCGTGCTCGCGGGCGTGATCGAGCAGCCGGACGAGCGGCGACGACTGGCCGACGCGGTGGGTGCCGGACTCACGGTGTGCCGCCTGAGGGCCGAACCCGCCGTCCTTCGCGAGCGCCTGACCCGCCGGCACGAAGGCGAACCCGAAGCACTGCGATGGCATCTGGACCGGTCCGGTGAACTGGACGCAATCCTCGACCGTTCCACGGTCGACGACTTCGTCGTCGACACGACCACGGGTCCGCTCACCGGCATCGCCGCGTCCGTCGTCGAGCGAGCCGGGTGGCAGTGACCGGGCTCTGACCGGGCGCCGGCCCGTTCCCGCCGCGTGACAGCGACGCGGCCCGCCCCGCGCGAGGACGCGGGCCGGGCCGGGCCGGGCCGGATGAGTGGTCGGCTGTCAGCTGCCGGTGGTGACCGCGGTCGCCGGCGTCTGCGGCGCCGGGCGGGCGGGGGCGGCGGACTCGGCGGTGAGGCGGAGCTGGTGGTAGGTCCGCAGCCGCAGGGTGCACCAGATGCCGATGACGGAGACGATCATCAGCGCCACCGCGGGCGGCCAGTACGCGCCGCCCGCCAGGGACGAGAGCCACACCGCCGTGACGGGTGCGAAGCCGGCGAAGATCATGTTGCAGATCTGGTAGGAGAGCGAGATGCCGGTGTAGCGCACGTGCGGTGCGAAGCCGTCGGCGAGGATCGCCGCGATCGGCCCGTACAGCGCGGACATCACCAGTCGCATGGCCAGCATCGACAGGTAGATCAGCACGACGCTGCCGGTGCCCATCACCATGAACTGCGGCAGTGAGAACAGCACGACTCCGCTCAGGCCCGCGACGACGACCCGGTGCGCTCCGATCCGGTCCCCGAGCAGTGCCAGGAACGGGGTGACGACGAGTTCCAGGAACGCGGCCAGTGAGAGCCCGTTGAGCAGCATCGACTCGGACAGATGCAGTTCGTCGGTGCCGTACGAGAGCAGATAGCTGGTCACGACGTAGTAGCCGCCGGTGGCCGTGGCGAGGGCGAACACGCCCACCAGGACCGTCTTCCAGTCCTTGCTCAGCACCTCGGCGACGGGCAGCCGGCTGCCGCCCTTGCCGGGCTCGGGCTGCGAGGCGTGGATGTCGTCCATCACCGGGGAGTCCTCGAGCTTCGTGCGGACCACGAGACCGATGATGACGAGGATCGACGAGGCGAGGAACGGCACGCGCCAGCCCCAGCTGTGGAACGCCTCGCTGCCGAACAGGTTCATCAGGCTGAACGCGCCGGTCGACAGCAGCGCGCCGACTGAGGAGCCGAGCTGGGCGAAGGAGCCGAAGAAGGTGGCCCTGCCCTTGGGCGCGTTCTCGACCGCGATGAGAACTGCGCCGCCCCACTCGCCGCCGATCGCTATGCCCTGGACCAGGCGGAGCGTGATCAGCAGGATCGGGGAGAGGGCGCCGACCTGCGCGTAGGTGGGCAGCAGGCCGATG
This window of the Streptomyces sp. 840.1 genome carries:
- a CDS encoding AAA family ATPase, producing the protein MRAQDNGAASALLMNGTVGVGKTTVAEAVGDLLADAGVPHAVLDLDSLRQSWPAPPGDRFNFGVLLRNVRSIAANYLDAGAVRLVLAGVIEQPDERRRLADAVGAGLTVCRLRAEPAVLRERLTRRHEGEPEALRWHLDRSGELDAILDRSTVDDFVVDTTTGPLTGIAASVVERAGWQ
- a CDS encoding MFS transporter, which produces MPDRTTPSKPQSPYRSALAALAGTSIEWYDFYAFATAAAIVFDDVFFPSDMPPALRTIAAFATFAVGFLLRPLGGIVFGHIGDRVGRKKTLVITLLMMGIASFAIGLLPTYAQVGALSPILLITLRLVQGIAIGGEWGGAVLIAVENAPKGRATFFGSFAQLGSSVGALLSTGAFSLMNLFGSEAFHSWGWRVPFLASSILVIIGLVVRTKLEDSPVMDDIHASQPEPGKGGSRLPVAEVLSKDWKTVLVGVFALATATGGYYVVTSYLLSYGTDELHLSESMLLNGLSLAAFLELVVTPFLALLGDRIGAHRVVVAGLSGVVLFSLPQFMVMGTGSVVLIYLSMLAMRLVMSALYGPIAAILADGFAPHVRYTGISLSYQICNMIFAGFAPVTAVWLSSLAGGAYWPPAVALMIVSVIGIWCTLRLRTYHQLRLTAESAAPARPAPQTPATAVTTGS